CGGGATTGCCGACGATTCGCAGGACCAGTCCATAGACCGATCGATGTGTCGCCCGCACCATGTCGTCGAACGCACCCGGCTCACCTCGCCGGCAGGAATCAACAAGTTCCCGCGGTAGTTGCACGCATAACCTCCGGTGGGTTGGACACGCTTACGGGACTGCGGGTTACGCGACTTCCGTACACATCACCCGTCCTGCTTCTAACCTCCTCCCCCGCGCGCGAGCAGCAGGTGCTCATGATGCTTCCAGCGATCGAAGAACACGTAGTGGTTGCGCTTCGAACGCCGCGCGCGCTCCTCGTCGGACAGGGAACTCCACCCCCGGTGTTCATGACGGCGGACGTCCAGTGGGACCACAACCGCGCGCAAACCCTCGCTGCGAACCTGGAATGAGAAGTCGATGTCGGCGTTGCGATACCAGGTGAACTTGTCGCGAATCAGACCTTTCGCGGCTATTTCTCGACGGAACGCCATCACGTAGCCCTCGACGGCGTCAACCTCGGGCCCGTCCGACGAGTGCCAGGACCGGAGATCATCGCTCACGAGCCCAAAGGGGCCGGCGACGGCGACGGTCTGTTCGGCGACGGCCCGCCGCAAGGGCTCCAAGATCTCCCCGGTGGGCTCCACGGAGAGGTCGGCCATCACCAAGGTTCCCCCGAGGCTCGTGCGCAGGCCCGCGTTGCGCGCGACCGCCCAGCCGGGATCACGGTCCAGATGGCAGACCCGCGCCACCGGGTGGGCGCGCGCAAGGTCCTCGATCCGGTCGCCGTCCCCGGACGCCGCGTCAACTATCACGATCTCGGCCGACGACAGGTCCGAGCGCGCGATGCCGTCAAGAAACCGCTCGAGGTCGCCGGGAAACCCCTCGTAGAGCAGGTGAACGGAAACGTCAAGCGTGGGAGGCTCGACAAGGACCGACGCGATCGACTCCGGCGAGCACGCCTCGAATCGCGCGCGGCGCTCGACCACTGCGCCCGCAGCCGTATCCCGGACCGCGTATCCGGACGCAGCGATCTCATCGCGCAAAGCATCGGCGAGCGCGAAGTCGTGCGCGTTCCGAGCAACCTGCCTGCGTCGGGCAAGCTCCCTTACGTGTTCGGGCGCGCTCTCCACCCCTTCATCGTACGGCGAAGGGGGCGCACCGGCGCCCCCTTCCGCAGCTTCGTTCTCGTAACTAGGCCAGACGGACGACCGCTTCGGCCGCAGCCACGTTGAGTTCGCCGATGGCTGCACTGAGTTCGACCCGCACCGCGTTGCCGTCTAGCTTCTCGACGATCTTCCCGGTTACGGAGACCTCGGTCGGAGCCTCGTTCGCAACGACGACCGGCGAGGTGAACCGAGTCTTGAACTTCAAGACCGCTCCCGGGTCACCGCACCACGCGGTGACGTACTCCCCCACGCGCGCCATAGTCTGCATCCCGTGCGCAATGACGTTGGGAAGCCCGACCATCTTCGCGAACTGCTCGTTCCAGTGGATGAAGTTGAAGTCGCCACTGGCGCCTGCGTACATCACCAGGTTGATGCGCTCGACCTTGTACGTCCAGGGCTTGACCTCGTCGCCGACGGCGACGTCGGAGTAGCCGATGCTTGCCGTCATATCTCAGCCCTCCTGCGGCGCCGTGCCGCGCGAGACGATCGTCGCACTCGCGACGGCCACCTTCTCGCCTTCCACCGTTTCGATCGCCGCCTCCACGTACAGGTACTCGTTGCGGCCACGCGCCGCGATGTTGGCGATGCGAGGCTTACCGACAAGTACGTCGCCGGCACGCACCGGCCGCAAGAGTTCGAACTCCTGCTCCCCATGGACGACCATGGCGTAGTTCACGCCGAGTTCGGGGTCACCGATGACTTGAGGCGAGTACTTGAAGCTGAGCACGGTCAGAAACGTCGGCGGAGCGATGATGTCGGGATACCCGGCGGCCTTGGCGGCCTCCTCGTCCATGTAGACCGGGTTCTGGTCGCCGATGGCGATCGCGAATTCGCGGATCTTCTCGCGACTCACCTCATAGGGCGAAGAGGCCGGGTACTCCTTGCCGATTAGGGCAGTGTTCATTGGCATTCTCTAGCCTCCGATCTGTGCGCCCGTGACGGGCAGGCAGACGCCCGAGACGAAGTCGGCTTCGTTCGACGCCAGGTACAGGTGAGCGTTGGCGATGTCCTCGGGCTGGCCGTAGCGGCCGAGCGCGATCATCATCAACGCCATCATGCGGGTCTGCTCGGGGATTCCGAGATCGTTGCCCTCGCCCTTGGCCGCCGTTAACCGCGTCTCCACGAACCCGGGAGCCACGCAGTTCACGTTGATGCCGAACGGTCCAAGTTCGCGCGCGAGCGTCTTGGTGAGCGCGATCAGGCCACCCTTTGCAGCGGTGTAGTTAGCCTGGCCGGCATTGCCGCTCAAGGCCGCAACCGAAGATGTGAAGTTGATCTTGCGGTTGTAGGCAACGGCGCCGTTGGCTTCTTTCTCCTTCTTGGCGACCTCGCGCATGTACGGCATCGCCGCGTACGCGGTGTTGTAAGCGGTGTAGAGGTTGACCTTGATCCCGAGATCCCAGATGTCGGGTGTCATGTTGTGGAACGTCTTGTCCCGCGTGATGCCGGCGTTGTTGATCAGAATGTCGAGTTTGCCGAACTCGTCGATACAGGCCTTCACGAGCGCCTGCGCGTTCTCCGGCTGGACGGTGTCCACGGCCACGGCAATGGCCCGACCGCCGTTCTTCTTGATCTCCTCAACCACCTCGCCGGCCGGAACCGGATCGATGTCGTTCACGACGACCGCTGCACCCTCCTGGGCGAAGCGAAGCGCCGTGGCACGTCCGATCCCGCGTCCCGAACCCGTGACGATGGCAACCTTGCCGTCCAAACGACCCACGGTGTCCTCCTTAGTTTCGCCTATGGGGAAGGAGGCGTTTCCGCCGTGCGCAAACTACGACGGGGCCGGGAGGCCGTCAAAACGCGGAGTGAGCCCCGGCTAGCGGGTCTCGCGGTGGGAGGTGTGCTTGCCACACCAACGGCAGTACTTCCGCAAGCCGATTCGCTCGCGGTCGTTCACCTTGTTCTTCGTTGTCTGATAGTTACGGCGCTTGCACTCCTCGCATGCGAGGGTGATCCCGGGCCGCTTCTCGCTCTTCGGCACTTGTTCCTCTCAGGTCCAAAAGGCCCGCGCAGTATACCCCTTCGTAGCGGGGGGCGGATTCGAACCGCCGACACAGCGATTATGAGCCGCTTGCTCTGCCCCTGAGCTACCCCGCCTCGGGCGCAACTTTACCGCACCCCGGAAGGGCACGTTTCCGAGCTGGCGATGGGACTTGAACCCATGACCTCGGCTTTACCAAAGCCGTGCTCTGCCGCCTGAGCTACGCCAGCGAAGGGAAGGGATTGTAGCATCGGGACGTCAGTCCTCTCTCCGAGCGAACGGAGCCCTCGTGGCCGAACCTGTGTATCGAAGCGTCATCGGCGGTGTCCTCGCCATGATCAAGACCATGCGCTGGAAGGTCATCATCTCCGGCGAGGAGCACATCCCGACCGAAGGCCCTGCGATTCTGGCGACAAACCACATCGGCCACCTGGACTTCATCTTCTCCGGGTTCGCGGCGCGAGGGCGAGGAAGACTGGTTCGTTTTCTCGCAAAACAAGAGATTTTCGACAAGGCCTTCGTCGGTTGGCTCATGCGCAAGATGCGCCACGTTCCGGTGGACCGCTTCGGTGCCGCCAAAGACAGTCTGGACACAGCGATCGACGCGCTTAGGCGCGGAGAAATCATCGGGATGTTCCCGGAGGCGACCATCAGCCCGTCGTTCGTTCCGCGCGCCGGCAAAACCGGAACCGTTCGCATGGCGCAGATTACGGGCGCGCCGCTCATCCCTGCCGCGGTATGGGGAACCCATCGGATCATCACGAAATGGCGCCCGAGAAACATGCAGCGCGGTGTCGCAATCATGGTCAACATCGGAGCGCCGATAGACCTATCCCCCGACGAGAATCCCGAGGCCGCAACCGCGCGCCTGATGGATCGCATCCGCGAGTTGCTCCAGGAGGCGCAGTCGTCCTATCCGCAGACGCCGGCAGGGCCCGAGGATCGCTGGTGGCTCCCGGCCCACCTTGGAGGAACCGCCCCGACGCCCGAAGAGGCCGAGGTGCGCCTGGAGGAAGAGCAGCGAGCTAAGGCCGCCAGGCGCGCGCGCGCCAAAGACGCCTGAGACTCAGCCCGCGGCGCTCGGGACGGGCAGGCCGGGAGTTGCAAGGACGGCGAGTTTCAACGCCCCGAGCCCATCAGGTGCGACGAGCATCGACGCCTGTCCGCGCGCCGAGTACATTGCGATCCCCTCGCGCCAGCGGCCGGTATCCTCCAACGACTTCTGCTCGGCCCGCATGTCATCGAGGAGGCGCCGGTAGCCAAGTGCCATCAATGCTTCTCGCTGGGTCACGAGCCCGTGGACTTCAAGGCCGAATCCCTGCGCGGTGCGGCACAAAGCGGCGAAATCCACGGGGCCGGTGATGTCGGTCGCGCCGGGATCGGCCAAGAGATCCGTCACGAGTCGGTGCTCCCGATACCCCCGAACGGGTTCCGGAACTTCGCCGAACGCGAATCCGTAGTCGAACACGAACACATATCCACGCCCGAGCGCCCCGGCCACGTCTTCGACGAAGGCGGCTGCCGTCGTCGACACGGGACGCTCCTCTCCCGGGCGAAGCGGCGGGTCAAGCGCGCGCGCCAGGTCGTCGGGTGCCGCAACCTCCACTTCCATCAAGTCGTTTCCGGCCAGCCCGACGCGGACCTCGACGGTTCGCCCATCGCGGGCGCGCGCCAGACGAAACGGCAGGTTGTCCAAAAGCTCGTTTGCGATCAAGCATCCGGTGAATGGCTCTTGCGGCAGCGCCTCGAGAGCCGGGAGCCCGGCACGCTCAAGCCCGGCGCGTGCCGCGGCGTCCTGTTCGACGGTTAGGTAGCGAACGGCGGCGGCGAAGGGCGCGTCGGTGGCCGCAACCTCCAGAATGCGCCGTGCGAGCGTCCCGTCGCCGGCCCCTACCTCCGCGACGATGAAGGGCTCCGGACGCCCGAGCGCGTTCCAGGCCTCGCGCAGTGCGCGCGTCAGGAGCGCGCCGAATACAGGGGAGACGTGCGCGCTGGTTACGAAGTGGCGACCAACCGGCGCGCGCGAGAAGAACCCGTCCTCGGGGTCGTACAGGGCCGCGCGCATGTACTCGTCAAAACCGATCGGGCCTTGCTCGCGAATTCGGTCGGCAATTATCTCTTGCAGGCGCGCGCTCATCACCACAACGTTACCCGGATGATGCCGACTGAATCGAAGCCGCGCGCCCGGTTCCGGCCCGAGAACCAAGAACGGGACCCGCCGATATCGCTTCGACGGATCCCGTTCCTGTTGGTGGGAGGAAGAGGGTTCGAACCTCTGAAGGCTGTGCCACCTGATTTACAGTCAGGCCCGTTTGGCCGCTTCGGTATCCTCCCAAGCCCCCCAGTTGCCCGAGGCGCGGATCGATAGTGTACCCTCCCAACGCCATGGCGAAAGATTCCTCG
The genomic region above belongs to Actinomycetota bacterium and contains:
- the rpmG gene encoding 50S ribosomal protein L33, which translates into the protein MPKSEKRPGITLACEECKRRNYQTTKNKVNDRERIGLRKYCRWCGKHTSHRETR
- a CDS encoding glycosyltransferase; translated protein: MESAPEHVRELARRRQVARNAHDFALADALRDEIAASGYAVRDTAAGAVVERRARFEACSPESIASVLVEPPTLDVSVHLLYEGFPGDLERFLDGIARSDLSSAEIVIVDAASGDGDRIEDLARAHPVARVCHLDRDPGWAVARNAGLRTSLGGTLVMADLSVEPTGEILEPLRRAVAEQTVAVAGPFGLVSDDLRSWHSSDGPEVDAVEGYVMAFRREIAAKGLIRDKFTWYRNADIDFSFQVRSEGLRAVVVPLDVRRHEHRGWSSLSDEERARRSKRNHYVFFDRWKHHEHLLLARGGGG
- a CDS encoding MaoC family dehydratase N-terminal domain-containing protein, whose product is MPMNTALIGKEYPASSPYEVSREKIREFAIAIGDQNPVYMDEEAAKAAGYPDIIAPPTFLTVLSFKYSPQVIGDPELGVNYAMVVHGEQEFELLRPVRAGDVLVGKPRIANIAARGRNEYLYVEAAIETVEGEKVAVASATIVSRGTAPQEG
- a CDS encoding MaoC/PaaZ C-terminal domain-containing protein, with amino-acid sequence MTASIGYSDVAVGDEVKPWTYKVERINLVMYAGASGDFNFIHWNEQFAKMVGLPNVIAHGMQTMARVGEYVTAWCGDPGAVLKFKTRFTSPVVVANEAPTEVSVTGKIVEKLDGNAVRVELSAAIGELNVAAAEAVVRLA
- a CDS encoding 3-oxoacyl-ACP reductase family protein, whose protein sequence is MGRLDGKVAIVTGSGRGIGRATALRFAQEGAAVVVNDIDPVPAGEVVEEIKKNGGRAIAVAVDTVQPENAQALVKACIDEFGKLDILINNAGITRDKTFHNMTPDIWDLGIKVNLYTAYNTAYAAMPYMREVAKKEKEANGAVAYNRKINFTSSVAALSGNAGQANYTAAKGGLIALTKTLARELGPFGINVNCVAPGFVETRLTAAKGEGNDLGIPEQTRMMALMMIALGRYGQPEDIANAHLYLASNEADFVSGVCLPVTGAQIGG
- a CDS encoding lysophospholipid acyltransferase family protein, whose protein sequence is MAEPVYRSVIGGVLAMIKTMRWKVIISGEEHIPTEGPAILATNHIGHLDFIFSGFAARGRGRLVRFLAKQEIFDKAFVGWLMRKMRHVPVDRFGAAKDSLDTAIDALRRGEIIGMFPEATISPSFVPRAGKTGTVRMAQITGAPLIPAAVWGTHRIITKWRPRNMQRGVAIMVNIGAPIDLSPDENPEAATARLMDRIRELLQEAQSSYPQTPAGPEDRWWLPAHLGGTAPTPEEAEVRLEEEQRAKAARRARAKDA
- a CDS encoding SAM-dependent methyltransferase; the protein is MSARLQEIIADRIREQGPIGFDEYMRAALYDPEDGFFSRAPVGRHFVTSAHVSPVFGALLTRALREAWNALGRPEPFIVAEVGAGDGTLARRILEVAATDAPFAAAVRYLTVEQDAAARAGLERAGLPALEALPQEPFTGCLIANELLDNLPFRLARARDGRTVEVRVGLAGNDLMEVEVAAPDDLARALDPPLRPGEERPVSTTAAAFVEDVAGALGRGYVFVFDYGFAFGEVPEPVRGYREHRLVTDLLADPGATDITGPVDFAALCRTAQGFGLEVHGLVTQREALMALGYRRLLDDMRAEQKSLEDTGRWREGIAMYSARGQASMLVAPDGLGALKLAVLATPGLPVPSAAG